Genomic DNA from Gossypium hirsutum isolate 1008001.06 chromosome A01, Gossypium_hirsutum_v2.1, whole genome shotgun sequence:
CATATTCACATTAGTATTGGAAAATAATTCTCCAAATGTacagaaaatattaattaaagtcCTGTTATAATTCAGAAATTAAACCTATCAGCGGATGGGATTGGTTTCAgactaaattaatttaagttgGGTGAATTCGGTTTCAAAATTTTCAGCTTGTTTAAGGTTGGACTtttttctgagtttgtatcatttcaatttttgtataatttcGCGTTTTGGTTATGTTGGGTTTGGACTTTTTGAGTTTgggtatttttttaaagttatttgagcttcttatttaagttatttggattaggttaatttaagtttttttatttgagttgaacatttgatttattgtgatttaaattatttcaagttaaaataattttaggtttaaATAATTTTGGAATTTAAGGTTAactttttatgataaaattaaattgaaatgaaaaataatggGATTGAATAATGCAAATGAAATGTGCAGGTGGATACTCCCATGCGCCAAATGATCTTGTTTATGGAGTAGACATGAAATTAATACGATGGTGTGGAATCCTCCAGGTAAAGAACATCTTCATCTTTACCACACATTcttaatattttccttttttcatGAAAACAATGTAATCAAAATGGCGATTGCATACAATCCAGAAATTAACAGATTTAGAAACTGAAATTTTGTCTTAAAAAATAATCtattatttgatgatgaatatcTTATGTGTAAACAGAGAATAGCTTTGGTTTACTTCATTGTGGCCGTGATCGAGACTCTCACCACCAAGCGCAGACCAACAGTTTTGGAACCTGGCTACTCATCCATTTTCACTGCTTACCGCTGGCAATGGTAAACTAACACATGGATTCTATATTTACAATTACAGCTATCAATTGAAAGAGTCGTTGGGTTGAATCAATTTGAGtcagattaattaaaattttcagttCATTTTGTATTTGAAGCATTTTGAGTTTTGGTCATTTTAAGCTCTAACAGATTTGAGTTGTTGTGGGGTTAGGTCATTAGAGTTTGCTTAGCTGGGTTTCTCGGGTTTGACTCATTTCAAATTTTGACAGTCAGGTTAAAGTCATTTCAGTTACTTGTTTGAGTAATTTTAAGTTCGAATCATTCTAGACTTGAGTCATTTTAAGTTTGGATATTCTTTTGTTCAAGTCATTTTCGGGTGCAAATTTGAGTTGTTGACTTTTATGATCAAATAAAGTtggtttgaatttgaatttgggTTAATCTAAGTCAGATTTTTGAGTTTGATTCAGAACTGACAGATCTATTTACAATCATAATTGATGTTACTTGGACTCTCCATTTTTTGGTATTGTTGTTTTGAGTTTCTCCTAAAGTAACATATCATTTTATGTAAGTGAAAATCCAGGCTTGGAGGATTCGTTGCATTTGTCATTTACATGACCACAACATATTCACTATACGTCCCAGATTGGAGTTTCGTTGTGTCCACAGACAGTGAAACAACACAATACACGGTAAGGTGAATTATAAGCTCAATAGCTTATTGCATAAAGCTTATCAAGTACCTCCACTACTTCAGTTAACTAATCACTCTTTTTTTCCTGCAATATTAAGGTCAAATGTGGGATGAGAGGACACTTAGGACCCGCTTGCAACGCTGTCGGTTATGTTGATCGAGAGGTTTGGGGCATTAATCATCTTTACATTTATCCAGTCTGGCAACGCCTAAAGGTTAGTCCTTCGTCTGCTTCAATTTCCAATAGATTTGGGTAAGTCATTGTTGCTTACCATGACAATATTTTACGTTGTTTCAACGAAATTGTAGGCTTGCACTCATAGTTCTCCGAGTTCTGGTCAAATCCGTGAAGATGCACCAAGCTGGTGCCGAGCTCCATTCGAACCAGAAGGCTTGCTAAGGTTTGTTTTGATTAACCATAACTTTATTCTAAACATATAGTCCATATGCAGTGATTTGATCGGTTCCTATTTTTGTCTTAGTTCGATTTTGGCTATCCTCTCCGGCACTATCGGAATCCATTACGGACatgttttaattcatttcaagGTTAGAAACTATATCATGATTTTGTAATTTGCCGACTAGCAATatctgaaaaggaattgaaaaatgaaatgtgatatttgTAGGGTCACTCAGAGAGGCTCAAGCAATGGGTTTCAATGGCATTAGGCTTACTTATTGTAGCCATCATTCTTCATTTTACAGATGGTGAGGCAGCCTCCTTAAATCAGTTTCCATTACATTCTTCAATATGAAATCTAAACACAGATTGCTTTCTCTGCAAATTTTGCAGCCATTCCCATCAACAAACAGCTTTACAGTTTCAGCTACGTGTGTTTCACTGCTGGTGCAGCCGGGATTGTATTCTCAGCATTCTACATCCTGGTAACCACAATTCCGTACTCTTTGACCCCATCTTGTCCTTTAAATGTCAACACTAATCTATTGAAGTGTGTTCGTTTTTCGATGTTCCccttgtgaaataaatgaaacagatTGATGTTTGGGGATGGAGGACACCATTCTTGCTCCTGGAATGGATAGGCATGAATGCAATGCTGATATATGTGCTTGGGGCACAAGGCATCCTTCCAGCATTTGTAAATGGATGGTATTATAAGTCAACAAACAatacacttgtaagtaacatcatcTAACTATTTCAGATTTTAATCCTTCTATTATACTGAAATTCGGgatttaatccctctactttaACTTGATATAATTTGGTCCAAATTGTTAACACAGTTTGTTGCTGGTGTTAAAGTGACGACCTAGATTTCTTGTTTATTAGTATTCGGTGACACAACTTACGGTGTTATCAGGTTTTTTGGATCCAAAAACATGTTTTCAACAATGTTTGGAAGTCAGAGCGGTTAGGGACCCTTTTATATGTGATATTTGCGGAAATCACTTTCTACGGAGTTCTTTCGGGCATCTTACACAAATTGGGCATATATTGGAAGCTATAAGAAGTACAGATTATAGAAAGGACTACATTAATATATGTAATTTTCACATTGTACACTAGATTTTAAGCCTTTCTCTCTGCTTGTTAAGATTCACTCCGTTTGCAAAATAGTGATTTCAGTTTTTATTTTGGTTGGTGCTTCCATTTCTGTAGCTAAAAGCAGTTATATCAACATCAAAATCtgtataacatgaaaatgattgaaatagAGATGTTAAAGATCACACGCAAGCTATTCTCATGTGACCTTATGTTTCTATAAACTCTTAAAAGGACATCCATGATTTGTTGGATGAGTTGCAATTCTAGGGGGAAAAAGGGTCCCCCAACAAATGTTTTGTTGTCTACAACATCCAGGATTATAATTAGGGATTTTAACTTCTCTCATGCTCAACATTAAGGTAGCATTTGGTGTTTTCTTATgttataatttcaataaaatgtgATTAGTGAGAATGTGATTGTCAGAAAGTTACTTTACAACTTTTGATATTCATTGGATGATATTGATTAAAATCTAGGGAAAGCTACGTTATCATGTTTGATTAACTTTCCTAAATATGTAATGATAATTTACGAATTTgcccttattaaataaaatataatattcatgtgtctaaatttttgtaataaattttattcttaacaaatacttggattaaatatttaatattaaaatttaatcaataatttttaCATTAGTTTTTTCAAAGCCCcaatataacataaattactttggatattaaaaaaatataatttactgAAGAAAGAGTACGCCTTAGAGTTTGGCTGAGCATGAAGTGCCCACTAAGCATTTGAGAAAGCTGTAAGGGGACTAAATTGTTTTTAAGACCACGCCACATACGAGTTACAGCCAGGGGTATGGTACACTCGATTTGCTCAAACACTGTGCAAGTGGGTCCTACAATGGGATTCGTTAAGAGTCAACTAAATGGACTTGGCTAGTTAAATAGTATTTGcatcagattttcttttatatttttcccAGTTTTGGTAGGGCATTTAAGGAAGGACTTCAGTATGCATTTGACACTTGTCAAGATCCACTAAAGGGAAAATTGAGTATATATAGTAGGAAGGAAACATTTAGATGGTCTTTCTTTCCTTCTAGTCTACGTTCTGGTTCTTCTTTGTAAACCTAAACAATCTCTTATTCTTTAGGACTGGAAACTAAGATTTTTGGTTTAATCGATGGATGTTTCAATCTCCTAGTAAGTTCTATAACTATACATGTTGAGATTTTTGAAGAATAAAGATGTTATAAGGCGTAAGAATAGTAGAGTGTGAGTGGGAGGCCCTTTATGAGGGTTGCATGAAATTGATATGTTAGTAAACTATCTGTAAATGGAGTTTTAATGGGAGTTCCATGATCTTTTAAGTAGTTTTTGTTGCTGGCTTAGTTAGGGCTATCAAAATAAAAACTCCGAGCTGAAGTAAAGGTGAGTTTTAGGTGAGTCTTTAAACTTGACTCCAACAAGTCATgtaattatgtatatatgtgtttctGAGGGGTATCTACAAATACGTAAATGAGGTGAACCATGTGTGGCATCATATGACATTGTGTGATATAAGATGTTGTTGTCGTATGTGTAGTCATTGCCTAATAATATCTCATTAAATGGTTCCAGTACCTAACAAATTTAGGGTAtgtaaaaagatgaaaaaaagatCAGTTTGTGTTGCCTTCGGTAGGGTAACTATAATGCTAACCGAACTGACAGATCACAACATGAAGATATGTGTAAGATCGCATGTTAGAGACCCTTGGCATTATATGAAAATGAGGATATTCATGGTGTAGCCTTTGGTGGGATGTAAATCGGAGTAGCAGATCACGACATGAAGATATATATAAGATTATATGGGAGAAGCCCTATGGTAGCTACAAATATGGTTCACCGGGatagtaaacacaaaattctctacaAAGCCATTGTGGCGTATTCTATAATGCCTTTATGGTGCATTCTGTAACGCCCTTGAGGCAAAATCTAGTTAACCTCATTTGTGGTAAGATTTGGGTAAGCTTTGAAACTTCTCCACTAGCTGACTTTATGGCAGAGATCTGGGTAAGTTTGAAGATATCCTTATTTGGATAGCCTTGTGACGACATTTGAATTTTCCCTAAGGGTATTTCCTAAAAGAGTTCTCAATAGTGTTTCGAAGAGTGAATCCATCGTAGTAGCTCGTTAGTATAGAGAACTTGACGTATTCGTCATTATAGGTAGTTTAAGTGTCCGCTAAACTTGAGTTTGTCTATCTATGTATGgaagttatttaaattttgtgGTTCTGCCAAATCTGAGCATTTTCACGCGATGTATAGAGGTTATCTGGAGTCTAATTTGTCTGCCAAACTTGAGAGTTCACATCATATGTAACATGGTTGTCTGGGTTTCCCTAGGATGACTTAAAATATTTCATCCATCAGAATAATTTGATGTCTGGGTTGATTTAAGATATGATCTGACTAGTGTAACATCCTGATATAAGGCCTAAAAGTTTGAACCAAGCAAACAGGTATTTGCGAAAGGTTCGACGAGTAGGTGTCTACCATAAGACTTTGAGCAAGAAG
This window encodes:
- the LOC107917650 gene encoding heparan-alpha-glucosaminide N-acetyltransferase yields the protein MADPGKMEEGLAHEENMEKKGDKLVEQQQQLQEQQQPLVKQKTKRVATLDAFRGLTIVLMILVDDAGGSYARIDHSPWNGCTLADFVMPFFLFIVGVAIALALKKIPKIKDAIKKICLRTLKLLFWGVLLQGGYSHAPNDLVYGVDMKLIRWCGILQRIALVYFIVAVIETLTTKRRPTVLEPGYSSIFTAYRWQWLGGFVAFVIYMTTTYSLYVPDWSFVVSTDSETTQYTVKCGMRGHLGPACNAVGYVDREVWGINHLYIYPVWQRLKACTHSSPSSGQIREDAPSWCRAPFEPEGLLSSILAILSGTIGIHYGHVLIHFKGHSERLKQWVSMALGLLIVAIILHFTDAIPINKQLYSFSYVCFTAGAAGIVFSAFYILIDVWGWRTPFLLLEWIGMNAMLIYVLGAQGILPAFVNGWYYKSTNNTLVFWIQKHVFNNVWKSERLGTLLYVIFAEITFYGVLSGILHKLGIYWKL